One window of the Trifolium pratense cultivar HEN17-A07 linkage group LG2, ARS_RC_1.1, whole genome shotgun sequence genome contains the following:
- the LOC123911492 gene encoding ATP-dependent Clp protease ATP-binding subunit CLPT1, chloroplastic, which produces MASIPTFSSYSLLLKPNNTNTLFPNSNSSSSSSSCTLSLLPLFGTKLTLQRPISSTRSISIANFSATSETVPFNLPTDPNPQSDEVQKNPNPNPKPKWSARAIRSYAMAENEVRVLKYPKIGTESLLMGILIEGTSKAAKFLRANGITFFKVQEQTLELLGKSNYFFSTPRPTPLTEPLKKVLDSAVNEKLKSDLGEEGETNVTHLLLAIWSQEESAGRKILATLGFNDEKAEEIAKTAASGDIDWSFQKEA; this is translated from the exons ATGGCTTCCATTCCCACTTTCTCTTCATATTCTCTTCTCCTCAAACCCAACAACACCAACACACTCTTTCCCAATTCaaactcatcatcatcatcatcatcatgcaCACTCTCTCTCTTACCTCTTTTTGGAACCAAATTAACCCTCCAACGACCCATTTCCTCAACTCGTTCCATTTCCATCGCTAATTTCAGTGCCACTTCTGAAACGGTGCCGTTTAACCTCCCCACTGACCC gaatCCACAATCTGATGAAGTACAgaaaaatccaaatccaaatccaaagcCAAA GTGGTCGGCGAGGGCTATAAGGTCATATGCAATGGCGGAAAATGAAGTGAGGGTGCTTAAGTATCCTAAAATAGGAACCGAGAGTCTTCTCATGGGGATTTTAATTGAAG GAACAAGTAAAGCTGCAAAATTCTTAAGAGCTAATggaattactttttttaaagtACAAGAACAAACGTTAGAGCTACTTGGGAAATCTAACTATTTCTTTTCCACTCCCAGACCTACTCCTTTGACCGAGCCACTTAAGAAAGTCCTTGATTCGGCAGTTAATGAGAAATTAAAGTCAG ATCTAGGTGAAGAAGGGGAAACAAACGTGACTCATTTACTTCTTGCAATTTGGTCACAAGAAGAATCAGCAGGTCGAAAGATCTTGGCTACTTTGGGTTTCAACGACGAAAAAGCCGAAGAAATTGCTAAAACAGCA GCTAGTGGAGATATTGATTGGAGTTTCCAGAAGGAAGCTTGA